One window of the bacterium genome contains the following:
- a CDS encoding glycosyltransferase family 9 protein yields the protein MTSDPLDDSAFERILIHKPDHAGDIVLAAPVVDAIRRRFARAHITAALDAGAAPFLDALAPADAYILVGGPWWWRRPGHAARYLARVMRGRFTLVVNLRHDFRDIALLSLVSRRLATFTHRRFGTRAAFAVAPPGPDEPEASNLARVAEALGAVVADNFRAPVDTRALAITDTLPADAPLVAFHPFAGTSAKAWTHDAAAQFASRLTGAGARIVLIGDARHAADAARLAREIPDTTNLVGRTTAAELVAVIRRADALVCTDSAPGHIAPFVGTPAVSLMSGTNVAARWAPAGAIVLTNDVRCAPCGLRACVVAGHPCMTGIDADAVADAALRAMGTAR from the coding sequence ATGACCTCCGACCCGCTCGACGACTCCGCCTTCGAACGCATCCTCATCCACAAGCCCGATCACGCGGGCGACATCGTCCTTGCTGCGCCCGTTGTTGACGCGATTCGCCGCCGATTCGCGCGCGCGCACATCACCGCCGCGCTCGATGCGGGCGCCGCGCCCTTCCTCGACGCGCTCGCGCCGGCCGATGCGTACATCCTTGTCGGCGGGCCGTGGTGGTGGCGCCGGCCCGGTCACGCCGCGCGCTATCTGGCGCGCGTCATGCGCGGGCGGTTTACGCTTGTCGTCAACCTGCGCCACGATTTTCGCGACATCGCCCTTTTGTCGCTGGTATCGCGGCGTCTCGCGACATTCACGCACCGCCGATTCGGAACACGCGCGGCGTTCGCCGTCGCGCCGCCCGGGCCGGACGAACCCGAAGCGTCGAATCTGGCACGCGTGGCCGAGGCGCTTGGCGCGGTCGTCGCCGACAACTTTCGCGCGCCGGTCGATACGCGCGCTCTGGCGATCACGGACACGCTGCCGGCCGACGCGCCACTCGTGGCATTTCATCCGTTCGCCGGCACGAGCGCGAAAGCCTGGACGCACGACGCCGCCGCGCAATTCGCGAGCCGGTTGACCGGCGCGGGCGCGCGGATCGTGTTGATCGGCGACGCGCGGCACGCGGCGGACGCGGCGCGGCTCGCCCGGGAGATCCCGGATACGACGAATCTTGTCGGACGCACGACGGCCGCGGAGCTTGTCGCGGTGATCCGCCGCGCGGACGCGCTTGTTTGCACGGACTCCGCGCCCGGGCACATCGCGCCTTTTGTCGGCACGCCGGCGGTATCGCTCATGAGCGGCACGAACGTCGCCGCGCGCTGGGCGCCCGCCGGCGCCATCGTCCTTACGAATGACGTCCGCTGCGCGCCGTGCGGACTGCGCGCGTGCGTCGTGGCGGGACATCCGTGCATGACGGGGATCGACGCCGACGCCGTCGCGGACGCGGCCTTGCGCGCGATGGGGACGGCGCGATGA